The DNA region AATCCTATCAGCCCATCAAACACCGTCTTATCAATAACTGATCAATATTCATCACtgattattaaataatataaacttTGCTTTAGCTAAAATCACTTCCTGTAGAAggctgcagccaatcacagctgagACACATGGACAGGTACGGTCTTTGTTGAGACACCTGGACAGGCACAATCCCTGCTGAGACACCTATGTGGGTATGGTTACAGTTTAGACACCTGAACAGGTACAGTCCCTGTTGAGGCACCTGGACAAGTACAGTCCCTGTTGACAGGTACAGTCCCTGTTGAGACACCTGGACAGGTACAGTCCCTGCTGGGACACCTGGATGGGTACGATCACAGCTGGGACATGTGGACAGGTGCTGTCACAGCTGGGACGACTGCACAGGTCCCAGTTTAAGCACCTGGCTGATTTGTGTCTCCGTCCCCTGCAGATGACAGCATGTCTGGAGCGAGTGTCTCAGATGTCAACGACCGCCTGTCGGCCCTGGAGCTACGTGTCCAGCAGCAGGAGGACGAGCTGACGGTAATGAAAGCGGCGCTCGCCGATGTCCTTCGCCGCCTCGCTGCCTCCGAGGTCTCCGCCGCGTCCTCGGCCAAGAAACAACATGGAGGGAAGGGTAATTCCACACAGTTTGAACTGGTTTTGGCCGGTCTGTAACTGG from Plectropomus leopardus isolate mb unplaced genomic scaffold, YSFRI_Pleo_2.0 unplaced_scaffold22628, whole genome shotgun sequence includes:
- the LOC121965984 gene encoding echinoderm microtubule-associated protein-like 4, with product MSGASVSDVNDRLSALELRVQQQEDELTVMKAALADVLRRLAASEVSAASSAKKQHGGKGGAALREAYSMSCIANGGTSGRKRDSTSVTRKETVSSAAKR